A single Epinephelus fuscoguttatus linkage group LG13, E.fuscoguttatus.final_Chr_v1 DNA region contains:
- the serp2 gene encoding stress-associated endoplasmic reticulum protein 2, which yields MVAKQRIRMANEKHSKNITQRGNVAKTLRPQEEKYPVGPWLLALFVFVVCGSAIFQIIQSIRMGM from the exons ATGGTGGCTAAACAGAGGATCCGCATGGCCAACGAGAAACACAGCAAGAACATCACGCAGAGAGGAAACGTAGCCAAGACGCTG CGACCACAGGAGGAGAAGTACCCTGTGGGTCCCTGGCTGCTCGCCCTCTTTGTATTTGTAGTGTGTGGATCAG CCATATTTCAGATCATCCAGAGCATCCGTATGGGGATGTGA
- the LOC125899644 gene encoding TSC22 domain family protein 1-like isoform X2, translating into MTSMNTPCYTVAMDLGVCQLRNFSISFLSSLLSAESSHVKLDNSSSGASVVAIDNKIEQAMDLVKSHLMYAVREEVEVLKEQIKELIDRNSQLEQENTLLKTLASPEQMAQFQAQVQTGSPPAPPTAATPGPPSAAALAQPTSHSSGPSA; encoded by the exons ATGACCAGCATGAATACGCCGTGCTACACCGTGGCCATGGATCTAGGCGTCTGCCAGCTGAGAAATTTCTCTATATCGTTCCTGTCGTCGTTACTGAGCGCGGAGAGCTCGCACGTCAAGCTCGACAATAG TTCGTCAGGAGCCAGCGTTGTGGCCATAGACAACAAGATTGAACAAGCAATG GACCTGGTGAAGAGTCACCTGATGTACGCCGTGCGTGAGGAGGTGGAGGTCCTAAAGGAGCAGATCAAGGAGCTGATCGACCGTAACTCCCAGTTGGAGCAGGAAAACACCCTGTTGAAGACGCTGGCCAGCCCAGAGCAGATGGCCCAGTTCCAGGCCCAGGTTCAGACCGGCTCCCCGCCTGCCCCTCCAACAGCTGCCACACCGGGACCCCCGAGCGCCGCTGCCCTCGCCCAACCCACCTCGCACAGCTCTGGCCCCTCGGCGTAG